One window of the Tetragenococcus koreensis genome contains the following:
- the iadA gene encoding beta-aspartyl-peptidase — MKLLKQIATYAPEYQGIKDILLANDKIIAIADQIDTSITGVEVEEIDGSGKVAVPGFIDSHFHLLGGGGENGFHNRTPEVQLSQLTTAGVTTVVGVLGTDGVGRDDMALLSKARGLETEGMTTYMYVGNYRLPVETITDSVIKDLMAIDKVIGIGEIAIADHRNGAPTFAEFAHAAADARVGGLLAGKAGVTNIHVGPGKSRLAFIKQALEETDIPVTNFYPTHCERNEELLDEAIALAKAGGVFDITGSENPDQTYELDGSIPFRQCLKRVLDEGLDPDCITMTSDGQGSLPIFDENNHFVQMGVGSSKSLLVGVKESVQRENIPLEIALRAITSAPAKLLKFTNKGQLKAGFDADLVLLDETTLSIDTVIAKGETMVEKGVAVKWGTFEQNEV; from the coding sequence ATGAAGTTACTCAAACAGATTGCAACTTATGCTCCCGAATATCAAGGAATCAAAGATATCTTACTTGCCAACGATAAAATTATCGCTATTGCAGACCAGATCGATACCTCAATTACTGGTGTTGAAGTAGAAGAAATCGATGGCAGTGGTAAAGTTGCGGTCCCAGGTTTTATTGACAGCCATTTCCATTTACTGGGTGGTGGCGGCGAAAACGGGTTTCACAATCGTACGCCAGAAGTACAATTAAGTCAGCTAACGACAGCTGGTGTGACAACTGTGGTCGGCGTACTGGGGACTGACGGCGTTGGACGTGATGATATGGCGTTGTTGAGTAAAGCACGCGGATTAGAAACAGAAGGAATGACCACCTATATGTATGTGGGCAATTATCGCTTGCCAGTAGAAACGATTACCGATTCAGTCATCAAAGATTTGATGGCCATTGATAAAGTCATTGGTATCGGCGAGATCGCGATTGCAGATCATAGAAATGGGGCTCCTACCTTTGCGGAATTTGCGCATGCTGCAGCTGATGCCCGAGTGGGTGGTTTATTAGCAGGAAAAGCAGGCGTAACTAATATTCACGTGGGCCCTGGTAAAAGTCGTTTAGCTTTTATCAAGCAAGCTTTGGAAGAAACCGATATTCCGGTGACTAATTTTTATCCCACCCATTGTGAAAGAAATGAAGAATTGTTAGACGAAGCTATTGCGTTGGCTAAAGCAGGGGGCGTTTTTGATATCACTGGCAGTGAAAATCCTGATCAAACTTATGAATTAGATGGATCGATTCCGTTTCGTCAATGTTTGAAACGAGTGCTTGATGAAGGGCTCGACCCGGATTGTATAACGATGACCTCTGACGGCCAAGGCAGCTTACCGATTTTTGATGAAAATAATCATTTTGTGCAAATGGGCGTAGGTAGCTCGAAATCACTTTTAGTCGGTGTAAAAGAAAGTGTTCAAAGAGAAAATATTCCACTAGAGATTGCTTTACGCGCTATTACAAGTGCTCCGGCCAAATTGTTGAAATTTACGAATAAAGGGCAATTGAAAGCAGGATTTGACGCCGATCTTGTTTTACTTGATGAGACCACTCTATCGATTGATACAGTAATCGCCAAAGGAGAAACAATGGTTGAAAAGGGCGTAGCAGTCAAATGGGGGACCTTTGAACAAAATGAAGTGTGA
- a CDS encoding glycoside hydrolase family 3 N-terminal domain-containing protein, which translates to MKKKGIIISLAAVLVAICAGSIWALTRDEEKQTTAATSTSSTAKTMESSSSEPAENSIDTMIDNMSLEEKVGQLFFVRTPPENQISDIQNYHLGGYVLFGDDTENATKESLQEQIQSFQEASDIPLLIGSDEEGGTVTRISNNSELVDQPFKAPQEIYAENGWQGIIQDTEQKAATLDELGINTGLFPDADVSTDEESFIYDRTIGMDAKGTSKYVENVVKALEEAQSGSTLKHFPGYGNNRDSHVEIVTDDRSLEELRQNDFLPFEAGIKAGADSVLVSHNIVNSIDPDAPASISPAVHEILRDELNFDGVVMTDDMDMAGLADFISQEEAGLAALKAGNDLVMSSSYQSQIPYVIQAVEDGDFSEEELDVSVQRVLTWKEDLGILHEN; encoded by the coding sequence ATGAAGAAAAAAGGGATTATTATTAGTTTAGCTGCTGTTTTGGTGGCAATTTGCGCAGGTAGTATTTGGGCATTGACGCGGGATGAAGAAAAGCAAACAACAGCGGCCACTTCAACCAGTTCTACTGCAAAAACGATGGAAAGTAGTAGCTCAGAGCCAGCAGAAAATAGTATCGATACGATGATTGATAATATGTCGCTGGAAGAAAAAGTGGGTCAGTTGTTTTTTGTGCGTACACCGCCGGAAAACCAAATTTCTGATATCCAAAATTATCATTTAGGCGGGTATGTTTTATTTGGTGATGATACGGAAAACGCCACTAAAGAAAGTTTACAAGAACAGATTCAGTCTTTTCAAGAAGCTAGCGATATTCCACTGTTGATTGGTTCTGATGAAGAAGGCGGAACAGTTACGCGAATTAGTAATAATTCGGAGTTGGTTGATCAACCATTTAAAGCACCGCAAGAAATTTATGCTGAAAATGGCTGGCAAGGGATTATTCAAGATACTGAACAAAAAGCGGCTACTCTTGATGAATTGGGCATTAATACCGGACTGTTTCCTGATGCAGATGTATCAACAGACGAAGAGTCGTTTATTTATGATCGTACCATTGGTATGGATGCCAAAGGAACCAGCAAATACGTAGAAAATGTTGTCAAAGCATTGGAAGAAGCCCAAAGTGGTTCGACTTTAAAACATTTCCCAGGTTATGGGAACAATCGCGATTCACATGTTGAAATTGTGACTGACGACCGGTCATTAGAAGAATTACGTCAAAATGACTTTCTGCCTTTTGAAGCAGGCATTAAAGCGGGCGCAGACAGCGTATTGGTTTCGCATAATATTGTAAATAGTATTGATCCTGATGCTCCTGCTTCCATTTCTCCTGCTGTTCATGAAATTTTGCGTGATGAGTTAAATTTTGATGGGGTAGTGATGACAGACGATATGGATATGGCTGGATTAGCAGACTTTATTTCCCAAGAAGAAGCGGGCTTAGCAGCATTAAAAGCAGGAAATGATTTAGTGATGTCTTCAAGCTATCAAAGCCAAATTCCTTATGTCATTCAAGCTGTTGAGGACGGCGATTTTTCAGAAGAAGAACTAGACGTCTCTGTTCAACGTGTATTGACTTGGAAAGAGGATTTAGGCATTTTACATGAAAATTAA
- a CDS encoding folate family ECF transporter S component yields the protein MLVMKKKINAHMITMLGLLIALTVILSRVLGFEWQFIKISFDFVPKIIMGALFGPVWTGVGAVAADTIGMMLFARAPFFPGFTLNAFISGLLYGYFFYQKEVTWKNAILCSLSITIIVSLILTPIWLAIMYNQPLTSWVIWGPRLVKALVMFPVQSILNYIVGRALPLKRLKSYLLTIR from the coding sequence ATGCTAGTAATGAAAAAAAAGATCAATGCACATATGATTACCATGCTAGGGCTATTGATCGCACTGACCGTTATTTTGTCGCGTGTCTTAGGTTTTGAGTGGCAATTTATCAAAATTTCTTTTGACTTTGTCCCTAAAATTATCATGGGCGCGCTATTTGGTCCGGTTTGGACCGGAGTAGGGGCGGTTGCCGCAGATACGATCGGAATGATGCTATTTGCCAGAGCACCTTTTTTTCCTGGATTTACCCTGAATGCATTTATCAGTGGGTTACTTTATGGCTACTTCTTTTATCAAAAAGAAGTGACTTGGAAAAATGCGATTCTTTGCTCTTTGTCAATTACAATCATTGTCAGCTTAATTTTAACACCAATATGGTTAGCGATCATGTATAACCAACCACTAACTAGTTGGGTTATTTGGGGGCCGCGACTGGTAAAAGCTTTAGTCATGTTCCCAGTTCAATCGATTTTGAATTATATCGTAGGCCGTGCCTTACCGCTGAAACGATTGAAGAGCTATTTACTTACGATTCGTTAA
- a CDS encoding IS3 family transposase (programmed frameshift), with protein sequence MSKRTRRTFSQEFKQQIVNLYLAGKPRVEIIREYELTASAFDKWVKQSKTSGSFKEKDNLTPEQKELLELRKRNQQLEMENDILKQAALIFGPKRQVIDANKHLYPISAMCRILGLSRQSYYYQSKPKKDESELEEVVAEEFIRSRKAYGSRKIKKALSKRGIQISRRKISRIMKNRGLKSSYTVAYFKVHHSTCNEAKTTNVLNRKFLRDNPLEAIVTDLTYVRVEKKWNYVCFILDLFNREILGYSCGEHKDAVLVKKAFSRIKQPLTEVEIFHTDRGKEFDNQAIDELLTTFDINRSLSHKGCPFDNAVAESTYKSLKVEFVYQYTFETLQQLDLELFDYVNWWNHLRLHGTLGYETPVGYRNQRLAQRILDNELGCANASEAV encoded by the exons ATGTCTAAGAGAACACGAAGAACTTTTTCACAAGAATTCAAGCAACAAATCGTCAATCTTTACTTAGCTGGAAAGCCACGTGTAGAAATCATTCGAGAATATGAACTAACGGCTTCAGCATTTGACAAATGGGTAAAGCAATCTAAAACGAGTGGTTCATTCAAAGAAAAAGATAATCTTACGCCTGAACAAAAAGAATTGTTAGAACTACGTAAAAGAAACCAGCAATTAGAAATGGAAAATGATATTTTAAAGCAAGCAGCGCTGATATTCGGAC CGAAGAGACAAGTAATCGATGCGAATAAGCATCTTTACCCTATATCAGCGATGTGCAGAATATTAGGTCTATCACGTCAGTCCTATTATTATCAATCAAAACCAAAGAAAGACGAATCAGAACTTGAAGAAGTAGTCGCTGAAGAATTTATCCGCAGCCGAAAGGCCTACGGCTCAAGAAAAATAAAAAAAGCCTTATCAAAACGAGGCATTCAGATCAGCCGACGAAAAATTAGTAGAATCATGAAAAATAGAGGATTAAAATCGAGCTATACTGTTGCTTATTTTAAAGTACATCATTCTACTTGCAATGAAGCCAAAACGACAAACGTATTGAATCGTAAATTCTTAAGAGACAACCCATTAGAAGCGATCGTAACAGACTTGACTTATGTACGAGTCGAGAAAAAATGGAATTATGTCTGTTTCATTTTGGATCTGTTCAATCGAGAAATTCTCGGCTATTCTTGTGGAGAACATAAAGATGCCGTTCTAGTAAAAAAAGCATTTAGCCGTATCAAACAACCTCTGACAGAGGTTGAGATTTTTCATACTGATCGTGGAAAAGAGTTTGATAACCAAGCTATTGATGAATTATTAACAACTTTTGACATCAATCGATCATTGAGTCATAAAGGCTGTCCTTTTGATAATGCCGTAGCTGAATCAACTTATAAGTCGCTGAAAGTAGAATTTGTCTATCAATACACATTTGAAACCTTACAACAATTGGATTTGGAGTTATTTGACTATGTCAATTGGTGGAACCACCTTCGGTTGCACGGTACACTTGGCTACGAGACACCGGTTGGTTACCGTAACCAGAGATTGGCGCAGCGAATCCTTGATAATGAGCTCGGATGTGCTAACGCTAGCGAGGCAGTCTAA